A single Paenibacillus kribbensis DNA region contains:
- the ptsG gene encoding glucose-specific PTS transporter subunit IIBC — protein sequence MFKKLFGVLQRVGKALMLPVAILPAAGLLLGIGNMLVNPDFLQYIPALNAGWVQSVATIMMNAGQIVFDNLALLFAVGVAVGLAGGEGVAGLAAIIGYLVMNITLGTAVGVTPGLIAQKIPGYANVLGIPTLQTGVFGGIIIGILAASMYNRFFKIELPSYLGFFAGKRFVPIATALSSLLVGLLLVIVWPPVQHGLNTVSHFMVDSNPTLAAFIFGVIERALIPFGLHHIWYSPFWFEFGEYVNKAGQTIHGDQQIFFNQLRDGVALTASTFQVGKFPFMMFGLPAAALAMYHEARPEHKKYVAGIMGSAALTSFLTGITEPLEFSFLFVAPLLFAVHCIFAGLSFMTMQILNVKIGMTFSGGFIDFLIFGIIPTRTPWWYVIIVGLILAVIYYFGFRFIIRKFNLKTPGREEATDNVDGVATGSSDDLPHNILAAFGGSSNIKHLDACITRLRIEVNEKSNVDKARLKQLGASGVLEVGNNVQAIFGTRSDTIKTQMADIMAGRTPAPAPAQPAPQEEKEAGEQKQAIIVEDIVMPVNGELVDISTVPDPVFAERMTGDGFAVVPNDGTIVSPVYGKVFNVFPSKHAIGIQSDGGKEVLVHIGVNTVKLKGQGFDVLVNEGDLVSAGQPIMKIDLEYVKANAKSIISPVIFTNLPEGSSITLNKTGVLKAGEDGIITIK from the coding sequence ATGTTTAAAAAGCTTTTCGGCGTTTTACAGCGTGTCGGCAAAGCTTTGATGCTTCCTGTAGCTATTTTGCCAGCTGCGGGACTTTTATTGGGGATTGGTAACATGCTGGTCAACCCTGATTTTCTCCAGTACATTCCTGCATTAAATGCGGGCTGGGTACAATCAGTTGCGACGATCATGATGAATGCCGGTCAAATCGTTTTTGATAATCTGGCATTGTTGTTTGCAGTCGGCGTAGCCGTCGGTCTGGCAGGCGGTGAGGGTGTAGCAGGTTTGGCTGCGATCATCGGTTACCTTGTAATGAATATTACACTGGGAACAGCCGTTGGTGTCACACCAGGCCTGATTGCCCAAAAAATCCCTGGCTATGCCAATGTATTGGGGATTCCAACGCTGCAAACAGGGGTATTCGGCGGGATTATCATCGGTATTCTGGCCGCGTCTATGTACAACCGCTTTTTCAAAATTGAGTTGCCTTCATATCTGGGCTTTTTCGCAGGCAAGCGCTTTGTTCCGATTGCAACGGCATTATCCTCGTTGCTGGTTGGACTACTGTTGGTCATTGTATGGCCTCCGGTACAGCACGGACTGAACACCGTATCTCACTTCATGGTTGATTCTAATCCGACACTGGCCGCTTTCATTTTTGGGGTCATTGAACGTGCGCTTATTCCATTCGGTTTGCATCATATCTGGTATTCACCGTTTTGGTTTGAGTTCGGCGAATATGTTAACAAAGCAGGTCAAACGATTCATGGTGATCAGCAAATCTTCTTTAACCAGCTTCGCGACGGAGTAGCCCTGACAGCAAGTACGTTCCAAGTAGGTAAATTCCCGTTCATGATGTTCGGTCTGCCAGCTGCTGCGCTTGCGATGTACCATGAAGCAAGACCTGAGCACAAAAAATATGTAGCAGGTATTATGGGTTCCGCAGCTTTGACTTCGTTCCTGACAGGGATTACGGAGCCGCTGGAATTCTCCTTCCTGTTCGTTGCTCCACTGTTGTTCGCAGTTCACTGTATATTTGCGGGCTTGTCATTTATGACCATGCAAATTTTGAATGTTAAAATCGGCATGACGTTCTCGGGCGGATTTATTGACTTCTTGATTTTCGGGATTATTCCAACTCGTACGCCTTGGTGGTATGTCATCATCGTCGGTCTGATTTTGGCGGTAATTTACTACTTCGGATTCCGATTCATCATACGGAAGTTCAACCTGAAAACACCAGGCCGTGAAGAAGCTACAGACAATGTGGATGGCGTTGCAACCGGAAGTAGTGATGATCTGCCACACAACATTTTGGCCGCTTTCGGTGGTTCATCCAATATCAAGCATCTGGATGCTTGTATTACACGTCTTCGGATCGAGGTTAATGAGAAATCGAACGTTGACAAAGCCCGTTTGAAACAGCTTGGCGCATCGGGTGTTCTTGAAGTCGGCAATAACGTACAGGCGATTTTCGGTACACGTTCCGATACGATTAAAACTCAAATGGCTGATATCATGGCGGGACGTACGCCTGCACCTGCTCCTGCACAACCAGCTCCACAAGAGGAAAAGGAAGCCGGAGAACAAAAGCAAGCGATTATTGTGGAAGATATCGTAATGCCAGTTAATGGCGAACTGGTTGATATTTCGACCGTTCCCGATCCGGTATTTGCAGAGCGTATGACAGGTGACGGTTTTGCAGTCGTGCCAAATGATGGAACGATTGTATCCCCTGTTTATGGTAAAGTCTTCAATGTATTCCCAAGCAAGCATGCGATTGGCATTCAATCGGATGGCGGTAAAGAAGTGCTTGTTCATATCGGAGTGAACACAGTGAAGCTGAAAGGACAAGGATTTGACGTTTTGGTGAACGAAGGCGATCTTGTGTCAGCAGGTCAGCCAATCATGAAAATTGATCTGGAATACGTGAAAGCAAACGCTAAATCCATCATTTCACCTGTCATTTTTACTAACCTTCCAGAAGGTTCTTCGATAACTTTAAACAAAACAGGAGTATTGAAGGCTGGCGAAGATGGTATAATTACGATAAAATAA
- the glcT gene encoding glucose PTS transporter transcription antiterminator GlcT — protein sequence MSSLQVAKALNNNVIIGMHPEHDEVVVIGKGIGFNRKAGDLITLDSVEKLFILKSHEEQEQYKRLLPELDEKLIEVIGEVLHLVQLQAKKPLNEHILIALTDHIAFSIKRQKQGITIHNPFLYETREIYPQEYKMAEQAVTLIREKMDVDLGEDEIGFVALHIYSAMTNQHISEVRKDSRLIADMVQVVENTLDYRIPLLSLDYSRLLTHLRFAIERVRRGEIVQEIYRLDKLLNEEYPEMYMLAWKLTKIMEKRLRKPVYPAEVSYLTMHLQRLSQRKEQEE from the coding sequence GTGAGCAGCCTACAAGTGGCGAAAGCGCTGAATAACAATGTGATTATAGGAATGCATCCCGAACATGATGAGGTTGTCGTGATTGGAAAAGGAATCGGTTTCAATCGCAAAGCCGGCGATCTTATAACGTTGGATTCAGTTGAAAAATTATTTATATTAAAAAGCCATGAAGAGCAGGAGCAATACAAGCGATTGCTGCCTGAGCTGGATGAAAAGCTCATTGAGGTCATCGGTGAGGTGCTTCATCTTGTTCAGCTTCAAGCGAAGAAGCCTTTGAATGAGCACATACTAATTGCTTTAACCGACCACATCGCTTTTTCCATCAAACGTCAGAAACAGGGGATTACGATTCATAATCCGTTTCTGTACGAAACCAGGGAAATCTATCCCCAGGAATACAAGATGGCTGAACAAGCTGTGACATTAATCAGGGAAAAGATGGACGTGGATTTGGGAGAAGATGAGATCGGATTTGTGGCCCTGCATATTTATAGTGCCATGACCAACCAGCATATTTCCGAGGTTAGGAAGGATTCACGTCTGATAGCAGATATGGTTCAGGTAGTCGAGAATACCCTCGATTATCGTATTCCTCTCCTGTCTCTCGATTATTCCCGTCTGCTGACTCATCTGAGATTTGCCATTGAGCGTGTGCGCCGGGGTGAAATTGTGCAGGAGATTTATCGTTTGGACAAGCTTTTGAATGAGGAGTATCCGGAAATGTACATGCTGGCCTGGAAGCTCACAAAAATTATGGAGAAAAGGCTCCGTAAGCCTGTGTATCCGGCTGAGGTCAGCTATTTGACGATGCATCTGCAGCGGTTGTCCCAACGCAAAGAGCAGGAAGAATAA
- the ptsP gene encoding phosphoenolpyruvate--protein phosphotransferase produces the protein MLKISGIAASAGIAIARAFILEHPNYAVERRAVGDVEAEIARLDAALAESQTELETIKEKTLKELGEKKAEIFASHLLILNDPELIDPVKAKIKDEQLNADYALDEVATQFISMFENMKSAYLQERASDMRDVTKRVLNHLLGVHFVSPAEIAEETIVLAEDLTPSDTAQLNREFVKGFATNIGGRTSHSAIMARSLEIPAVVGTKNILSQAKSGDLIIVDGLDGHVFVNPSEEIIAEYRAKQVAYDKQREEWRKLRGEATVSVDGVHVELAANIGTPNDVAGVLDNGGEGVGLYRTEFLYMGRDKLPSEEVQYTAYKTVLEKMEGKPVVVRTLDIGGDKELPYLDLPKEMNPFLGFRAIRLCLDRQDIFRTQLRALLRASVHGNLRIMFPMIATLNEFREAKAVLLEEKEKLVAEGVAVSEEIQLGIMVEIPSTAVLADQFAKEVDFFSIGTNDLIQYTMAADRMNERVSYLYQPYNPSILRLVKMVIDAAHREGRWAGMCGEMAGDATAIPLLLGLGLDEFSMSATSILPARSLISKLSRADMEKLAAKALDMQTAEQVVELVQSIEG, from the coding sequence ATGCTTAAGATCTCCGGGATTGCCGCTTCGGCAGGCATTGCTATTGCCCGGGCGTTTATTTTGGAGCATCCGAATTACGCTGTAGAGAGACGCGCGGTTGGTGATGTTGAAGCTGAAATCGCAAGATTGGATGCGGCTTTGGCAGAATCTCAAACTGAATTGGAAACGATTAAGGAGAAAACATTAAAGGAACTGGGCGAGAAAAAAGCAGAAATCTTTGCTTCTCACCTGTTGATCCTGAATGATCCGGAACTGATCGATCCAGTAAAAGCTAAAATCAAAGATGAGCAGCTTAATGCTGACTATGCTTTGGATGAAGTAGCTACACAGTTTATTTCCATGTTTGAAAACATGAAAAGTGCATATTTGCAAGAACGCGCGTCTGACATGCGTGATGTAACCAAACGGGTGCTCAATCATCTGCTTGGTGTTCATTTTGTCAGCCCTGCAGAAATTGCCGAAGAAACGATTGTACTTGCAGAAGATTTGACACCTTCCGACACAGCTCAGCTGAATCGTGAATTTGTTAAAGGCTTTGCAACGAATATCGGTGGACGTACTTCGCACTCGGCTATCATGGCTCGCTCACTTGAAATTCCTGCGGTTGTAGGAACCAAAAATATATTGTCCCAAGCTAAAAGCGGGGATTTGATTATCGTTGATGGTCTGGATGGACACGTATTCGTGAATCCTTCTGAAGAGATCATTGCAGAATACCGTGCTAAACAAGTGGCATACGACAAGCAGCGCGAAGAGTGGCGAAAGCTGCGCGGCGAAGCTACAGTTTCTGTCGATGGTGTCCATGTCGAATTGGCAGCCAATATCGGTACGCCTAACGACGTAGCCGGTGTTCTGGATAACGGTGGTGAAGGCGTCGGCTTGTATCGTACAGAATTCTTGTATATGGGACGCGATAAGCTTCCATCTGAAGAAGTACAATACACAGCATACAAAACCGTTCTGGAAAAAATGGAAGGCAAACCGGTTGTAGTCCGCACGTTGGACATCGGTGGCGACAAAGAACTTCCTTATCTGGATCTGCCAAAAGAAATGAATCCGTTCCTCGGATTCCGTGCAATTCGTCTGTGTCTGGATCGTCAGGATATTTTCCGTACTCAATTGCGTGCTTTGTTGCGGGCAAGTGTACACGGTAACCTGCGCATCATGTTCCCGATGATTGCTACGCTGAACGAATTCCGTGAAGCAAAAGCTGTTTTGCTGGAGGAAAAGGAAAAGCTGGTGGCCGAAGGTGTAGCCGTATCTGAAGAAATTCAGCTGGGCATCATGGTAGAAATTCCTTCTACAGCGGTATTGGCTGACCAATTCGCCAAAGAAGTTGATTTCTTCAGTATCGGTACGAATGACCTGATCCAATACACAATGGCTGCAGACCGTATGAACGAACGCGTGTCTTACTTGTATCAACCATACAATCCATCCATTCTGCGTTTGGTGAAAATGGTTATCGATGCGGCTCATCGTGAAGGACGTTGGGCTGGTATGTGTGGCGAAATGGCAGGGGATGCGACAGCAATTCCGTTGCTGCTGGGACTGGGACTCGATGAGTTCAGCATGAGCGCAACTTCCATTCTGCCAGCACGCAGTCTAATCTCCAAATTGTCTCGTGCGGATATGGAAAAACTGGCTGCCAAAGCTTTGGACATGCAAACAGCCGAACAGGTTGTTGAATTGGTTCAAAGTATTGAAGGCTAA
- a CDS encoding protease, protein METIFWWLLAGGAIFTVVSVLIGDVLGSWLDGALELPGLDWFRPVVLLGAMTAFGGAGVLLTKYTGLSTGWVVVLAFCVAFVIGVLVFFAFIKPMANSEVSSGFSMRELTGRIGEVTIPVPEVGYGEVMIRFGASNTIHTASSFDHKPLAAGTRIVVVEVAEGVVHVAYLDT, encoded by the coding sequence ATGGAAACCATATTTTGGTGGTTATTGGCAGGGGGCGCTATCTTTACGGTGGTCAGTGTACTGATCGGGGATGTACTCGGAAGCTGGCTGGATGGGGCGTTGGAGCTGCCGGGCCTTGATTGGTTCAGACCTGTCGTTTTGCTTGGAGCCATGACTGCTTTTGGCGGGGCTGGTGTACTATTGACGAAATATACAGGGCTAAGCACGGGCTGGGTCGTTGTGCTTGCTTTTTGTGTTGCATTTGTCATTGGAGTACTCGTGTTTTTTGCGTTTATCAAGCCGATGGCGAACTCGGAGGTATCCAGCGGCTTCTCTATGCGTGAGCTGACTGGCAGGATCGGTGAGGTCACCATTCCGGTACCGGAGGTTGGTTACGGGGAGGTTATGATCCGCTTTGGTGCAAGCAACACCATACATACGGCATCGAGCTTTGATCACAAGCCGCTGGCTGCGGGGACCCGTATTGTCGTGGTTGAGGTCGCAGAGGGCGTCGTCCACGTAGCATACCTGGACACATAG
- a CDS encoding flotillin family protein gives MQDVILVPGIVVIVIVILGIAFWARYKTVGPDEGMIVTGSFLGSKNISEDESGRKIKIVRGGGAFIWPIFQQSEFISLLSHKLDVTTPEVYTEQGVPVIADGVAIIKVGSAIEDVATAAEQFIGKPLEALKGEAQEVLEGHLRAILGSMTVEEVYRNRDRFAQEVQGVAARDLKKMGLQIVSFTIKDVRDKHGYLDALGKPRIAAVKRDAEIAEAEAVRDARIQKARAEQEGQKAELLRDTNIAEAAKEKELKVAAFKKEQDTAKADADQAYHIQEARAKQTAVEEQMKVELVRKEREIDLQTKEIQVREKQYDAEVKKKAEADRYAVEQAAEADKSRKMREAESLQYSIETQAKASAEQKRLNGQAEADAERAKGTADADVIRLRGLAEAEAKEKLAEAFQKFGEAAVLDIIVKMLPDLAGRIAEPIASIDKLTVVDTGKGEGAARVSNYVTELMSTAPEMLKSVSGIDVEQLIKGLTAGKNGLHAVPSAGEADKLHIHAPVEVAPTDQK, from the coding sequence TTGCAGGATGTTATACTGGTCCCGGGAATTGTTGTCATCGTTATTGTCATATTAGGGATCGCTTTTTGGGCCCGCTACAAAACGGTAGGACCGGATGAAGGGATGATCGTGACGGGTTCTTTTCTGGGAAGCAAAAATATTTCCGAGGATGAATCCGGTCGCAAAATTAAAATTGTGCGCGGTGGCGGGGCCTTTATCTGGCCTATTTTTCAGCAATCTGAATTTATTTCTCTTTTGTCCCACAAACTGGATGTAACCACACCGGAAGTATATACGGAGCAAGGGGTTCCGGTGATTGCTGACGGTGTAGCCATTATTAAGGTCGGCAGTGCCATTGAGGATGTAGCGACAGCAGCGGAACAATTTATCGGGAAGCCTTTGGAGGCTCTCAAGGGAGAGGCCCAGGAAGTGCTGGAAGGGCATTTGCGTGCAATTCTCGGCTCGATGACAGTGGAGGAAGTGTACCGTAATCGGGACCGATTCGCACAGGAAGTACAGGGCGTAGCTGCTCGCGATCTGAAAAAGATGGGGCTGCAAATTGTGTCATTCACCATCAAGGATGTACGTGACAAACATGGATATCTGGATGCGCTCGGTAAGCCGAGAATTGCTGCTGTAAAACGGGATGCAGAAATTGCAGAAGCCGAGGCTGTGCGGGATGCCCGAATTCAGAAGGCCCGTGCAGAACAGGAAGGCCAGAAGGCTGAGCTGCTGCGGGACACGAATATTGCCGAGGCAGCCAAGGAGAAGGAGCTGAAAGTGGCTGCGTTTAAGAAAGAGCAGGATACAGCCAAGGCCGACGCTGATCAGGCTTATCATATCCAGGAGGCTCGTGCCAAGCAAACTGCTGTTGAGGAGCAGATGAAGGTCGAACTGGTCCGCAAGGAGCGGGAGATTGATCTTCAAACCAAGGAAATTCAGGTTCGTGAAAAGCAATATGATGCGGAAGTGAAAAAGAAGGCGGAAGCCGATCGGTATGCCGTAGAGCAGGCTGCGGAAGCGGACAAATCGCGTAAAATGCGCGAGGCAGAATCGCTGCAATACTCGATTGAGACACAGGCTAAAGCATCAGCTGAGCAAAAACGCCTGAACGGGCAAGCCGAAGCGGATGCGGAACGCGCAAAGGGGACGGCGGACGCAGACGTCATCCGTTTGCGTGGTTTGGCAGAAGCGGAGGCCAAGGAGAAACTGGCGGAGGCGTTCCAGAAATTTGGAGAGGCAGCCGTGCTCGATATTATCGTGAAAATGCTGCCTGATCTGGCTGGCCGTATTGCTGAACCGATAGCGTCCATTGATAAACTGACGGTGGTTGATACAGGCAAAGGAGAAGGAGCAGCACGTGTCAGCAATTATGTCACAGAGTTGATGTCCACGGCTCCAGAGATGCTTAAGAGTGTATCCGGTATCGATGTGGAGCAGTTAATTAAGGGACTGACCGCTGGGAAAAATGGACTTCATGCTGTACCATCTGCTGGAGAAGCTGATAAGCTGCATATCCATGCCCCGGTTGAGGTAGCTCCAACAGATCAAAAATAA
- a CDS encoding iron-containing alcohol dehydrogenase, with translation MKAFEFYNPTQLIFGKGQLEALKREVPKYGKRVLLVYGGGSIKRSGLYDNVISLLGEIGAEVTELAGVEPNPRLSTVHKGVELCKTHQIDLVLAVGGGSVLDCSKAIAVGAKYDGDMWDFAERKAAAKAALPLGTVLTMAATGSEMNAGSVITNEKTQEKLGWGSVYAFPAFSILDPVNTYSLPRDQTVYGIVDMMSHTLEHYFHLESNTPVQLGWCETLLRTVIDAAPGLVDNLENYELRETIMYCGTMALNGFLNMGLTGDWATHNIEHAVSAVYDIPHGGGLAILFPNWMKHNLHVKPERFKQLAVNVFHVNPEGKSDEEVALEGIQALRDFWNSIGAPSRLADYDIDASKIDVMADKAVKFGAFGGFNKLNREDVVAIYNASL, from the coding sequence ATGAAAGCATTTGAATTTTATAATCCGACACAATTGATCTTCGGTAAAGGGCAATTGGAAGCTCTCAAGCGTGAAGTTCCCAAATATGGTAAACGTGTATTGCTTGTATATGGCGGTGGCAGTATTAAGCGCAGCGGTTTGTACGATAATGTAATAAGTTTGCTTGGTGAAATTGGCGCAGAGGTAACGGAACTGGCAGGTGTAGAACCAAATCCTCGCTTGTCCACCGTACATAAAGGCGTGGAATTGTGTAAAACACATCAAATCGATCTTGTATTGGCTGTGGGTGGCGGTAGTGTGCTGGATTGTTCCAAAGCTATCGCTGTCGGCGCAAAATATGATGGCGACATGTGGGATTTTGCGGAGCGTAAAGCGGCTGCAAAGGCGGCATTGCCATTAGGTACAGTGCTGACGATGGCAGCAACCGGTTCCGAAATGAACGCAGGTTCTGTCATTACGAACGAAAAAACACAGGAGAAATTGGGATGGGGCAGCGTATATGCGTTCCCTGCGTTTTCCATTCTTGATCCGGTGAACACGTACTCTCTGCCGCGAGATCAAACCGTTTACGGAATTGTGGATATGATGTCACATACGCTGGAGCATTATTTCCATTTGGAATCCAATACTCCGGTTCAACTGGGCTGGTGTGAAACGCTTTTGCGTACGGTTATTGATGCTGCTCCGGGTCTGGTTGACAATCTGGAAAACTACGAGTTGCGCGAAACGATTATGTATTGTGGTACGATGGCGCTAAACGGCTTCCTGAACATGGGGCTGACAGGTGACTGGGCTACTCATAATATTGAGCATGCTGTGTCTGCTGTGTATGATATTCCACATGGCGGAGGATTGGCTATTCTGTTCCCGAACTGGATGAAGCATAATCTGCATGTGAAGCCTGAACGCTTCAAGCAACTGGCTGTGAATGTATTCCATGTGAACCCGGAAGGCAAGAGTGATGAAGAAGTAGCGTTGGAAGGTATTCAGGCCTTGCGTGATTTCTGGAACTCGATTGGTGCGCCGAGCCGTCTGGCAGATTACGATATTGATGCTTCCAAAATCGATGTTATGGCGGATAAAGCTGTGAAATTTGGAGCTTTCGGTGGCTTTAACAAGCTCAATCGCGAAGATGTAGTGGCAATTTACAACGCTTCCCTGTAA
- a CDS encoding HPr family phosphocarrier protein — translation MQTTFRITDEDGIHARPATALVNTANKFSGAESFAEANGKKVTLKSILGVLSLGLEQGDIINIICEGAEAAEALKALENVIVNEGLGEVHA, via the coding sequence ATGCAAACAACTTTCAGAATTACAGATGAAGATGGTATCCATGCACGTCCTGCAACTGCGCTGGTAAATACAGCTAACAAATTCAGCGGTGCTGAATCTTTTGCCGAAGCTAATGGTAAAAAAGTAACTTTGAAATCCATTCTGGGTGTATTGTCCCTGGGTCTGGAGCAAGGTGATATCATCAATATCATCTGTGAAGGTGCTGAAGCTGCTGAAGCTTTGAAAGCTCTTGAAAATGTAATCGTTAACGAAGGGCTGGGCGAAGTTCATGCTTAA